In Thunnus thynnus chromosome 13, fThuThy2.1, whole genome shotgun sequence, the following proteins share a genomic window:
- the LOC137195039 gene encoding histone H4 → MSGRGKGGKGLGKGGAKRHRKVLRDNIQGITKPAIRRLARRGGVKRISGLIYEETRGVLKVFLENVIRDAVTYTEHAKRKTVTAMDVVYALKRQGRTLYGFGG, encoded by the coding sequence ATGAGCGGAAGAGGCAAGGGAGGTAAAGGACTCGGTAAAGGAGGCGCCAAGCGTCACCGTAAAGTTCTCCGTGATAACATCCAGGGAATCACCAAACCCGCCATCCGCCGTCTGGCTCGCCGCGGTGGAGTCAAGCGTATCTCCGGTCTGATCTACGAGGAGACCCGGGGTGTGCTGAAGGTGTTCCTGGAGAACGTGATCCGTGATGCCGTCACCTACACCGAGCACGCCAAGAGGAAGACCGTGACCGCCATGGACGTGGTTTACGCACTGAAGAGGCAGGGCCGCACCCTGTACGGCTTCGGAGGTTAA
- the LOC137195956 gene encoding histone H2A-like: MSGRGKGAGKVRAKAKTRSSRAGLQFPVGRVHRLLRKGNYAERVGAGAPVYLAAVLEYLTAEILELAGNAARDNKKTRIIPRHLQLAVRNDEELNKLLGGVTIAQGGVLPNIQAVLLPKKTEKPAKK, from the coding sequence atgtcTGGACGTGGTAAGGGTGCCGGTAAGGTCAGAGCAAAGGCAAAGACCCGCTCCTCCAGGGCCGGGCTTCAGTTCCCAGTCGGTCGTGTTCACAGGCTGCTGAGGAAGGGCAACTATGCGGAGCGTGTCGGTGCCGGAGCCCCCGTCTACCTGGCGGCTGTGCTGGAGTACCTGACCGCTGAGATCCTGGAGCTGGCTGGAAACGCTGCCCGCGACAACAAGAAGACCAGGATCATCCCCCGTCACCTGCAGCTGGCTGTCCGCAACGACGAGGAGCTCAACAAGCTGCTGGGCGGAGTGACCATCGCTCAGGGCGGCGTGCTGCCCAACATCCAGGCTGTCCTGCTGCCCAAGAAGACCGAGAAGCCCGCCAAGAAGTAA
- the LOC137195953 gene encoding histone H3, whose protein sequence is MARTKQTARKSTGGKAPRKQLATKAARKSAPATGGVKKPHRYRPGTVALREIRRYQKSTELLIRKLPFQRLVREIAQDFKTDLRFQSSAVMALQEASEAYLVGLFEDTNLCAIHAKRVTIMPKDIQLARRIRGERA, encoded by the coding sequence ATGGCAAGAACCAAGCAGACCGCCCGTAAATCCACCGGAGGCAAAGCCCCCAGGAAGCAGCTGGCCACCAAGGCTGCCCGTAAGAGCGCCCCGGCCACCGGCGGCGTCAAGAAGCCTCACCGTTACAGGCCCGGTACCGTGGCTCTGAGAGAGATCCGTCGCTACCAGAAATCCACCGAGCTGCTGATCCGCAAGCTGCCCTTCCAGCGCCTGGTGAGGGAGATCGCTCAGGACTTCAAGACCGACCTGCGCTTCCAGAGCTCCGCTGTCATGGCTCTGCAGGAGGCCAGCGAGGCTTACCTGGTCGGCCTGTTCGAGGACACCAACCTGTGCGCCATCCACGCCAAGAGGGTCACCATCATGCCCAAAGACATCCAGCTGGCCCGCCGCATCCGCGGAGAGAGAGCTTAa
- the LOC137195961 gene encoding histone H2B 3-like has protein sequence MPDPVKAPKKGSKKAVSKATKTGKKKRKTRKESYAIYVYKVLKQVHPDTGISSKAMGIMNSFVGDIFERIAGEASRLAHYNKRSTITSREIQTAVRLLLPGELAKHAVSEGTKAVTKYTSSK, from the coding sequence ATGCCTGATCCAGTGAAAGCGCCGAAGAAAGGCTCCAAGAAGGCCGTGTCCAAGGCCACCAAGACCggcaagaagaagagaaagacccGCAAGGAGAGCTATGCCATCTACGTGTACAAGGTGCTGAAGCAGGTCCACCCCGACACCGGCATCTCCTCCAAGGCCATGGGTATCATGAACTCCTTTGTGGGGGACATCTTTGAGCGTATCGCCGGTGAGGCTTCCCGCCTGGCCCACTACAACAAGCGCTCCACCATCACCTCCAGGGAGATCCAGACCGCCGTCCGTCTGCTGCTGCCCGGTGAGCTGGCCAAACACGCTGTGTCTGAGGGCACCAAGGCCGTCACCAAGTACACCAGCTCCAAGTAA
- the LOC137195947 gene encoding histone H1-like, with protein sequence MAEEAPATAPAKAAPKAPKKKSAPRPKKDGPSLNKLIIGAVAESKERKGLSVAALKKILATKGVDVVKANKRINTAVTKLVTKGTLTQTKGTGASGSFKLAKETKPAKPVKKVVKKKAAVKAKKPAAKKPAAAKKPKTAAAKKTAAAKKSPKKVKKPAAAKKAAKSPKKAAKSPKKVAKKAPAAKKAPAKKVAKPKAKKAAPKKNICISPDGVSEGGLLHVTKDSTREQRCPVLHCTRVTFQILSADHQTRASRPVSFTALTV encoded by the exons ATGGCAGAAGAAGCTCCAGCAACGGCCCCGGCAAAAGCTGCCCCTAAAGCCCCGAAGAAGAAGAGCGCTCCCCGGCCCAAGAAGGACGGACCCAGCCTCAACAAGCTGATCATCGGCGCTGTGGCGGAGTCCAAGGAGCGTAAAGGGCTGTCGGTGGCGGCGCTCAAGAAGATTCTGGCGACCAAAGGCGTCGATGTCGTGAAAGCCAACAAACGCATCAATACTGCGGTCACGAAGCTGGTGACTAAAGGTACTCTGACTCAGACGAAAGGGACAGGGGCCTCCGGCTCCTTCAAGCTCGCCAAGGAGACCAAACCTGCCAAGCCGGTCAAGAAAGTGGTGAAGAAGAAAGCCGCCGTCAAAGCCAAGAAGCCCGCAGCCAAGAAACCCGCAGCGGCCAAGAAGCCCAAGACAGCGGCAGCTAAGAAGACAGCAGCCGCTAAGAAATCCCCCAAGAAGGTCAAGAAGCCCGCAGCGGCCAAGAAAGCAGCCAAGAGCCCCAAGAAGGCCGCCAAGAGCCCCAAGAAAGTGGCTAAAAAGGCTCCTGCAGCTAAGAAAGCTCCCGCAAAGAAGGTCGCCAAACCCAAAGCCAAGAAGGCAGCACCCAAGAAGAA CATATGCATCAGCCCTGATGGAGTCTCTGAGGGAGGACTACTCCACGTCACCAAAGACTCTACGAGAGAGCAGCGCTGCCCTGTCCTCCACTGCACCAGAGTCACTTTCCAGATTCTGTCAGCAGATCACCAAACACGAGCCAGTCGGCCTGTAAGCTTCACAGCCCTGACGGTTTAA
- the LOC137195948 gene encoding histone H1-like translates to MVCLSTACCLRLSNSQLRLSDCFVSDLNSEEIMAEVAPAPAAAAPAKVAKKKVSKPKKTGPSVSELIVKTVAASKERSGVSAAALKKALAAGGYDVEKNKARVKTAIKSLVAKGTLVQTKGTGASGSFKMSKKVETKAKKPAKKAAPKAKKPAKSPKKPAAAKKPKTAAAKKTAAAKKSPKKVKKPAAAKKAAKSPKKAAKSPKKVVKKAPAAKKAPAKKVAKPKAKKAAPKKK, encoded by the coding sequence ATGGTGTGTTTAAGTACAGCCTGCTGCCTCAGACTCTCCAACAGTCAACTCAGACTCTCAGATTGTTTCGTGTCGGATCTGAACTCAGAGGAAATAATGGCCGAAGTTGCTCCAGCTCCCGCAGCCGCCGCCCCGGCGAAAGTGGCCAAGAAGAAGGTCTCCAAGCCGAAGAAGACTGGCCCCAGCGTCAGCGAGCTGATCGTGAAGACTGTGGCCGCATCCAAGGAGCGGAGCGGTGTGTCTGCAGCCGCCTTAAAGAAGGCTCTGGCTGCCGGAGGCTACGATGTGGAGAAGAACAAGGCCCGCGTCAAGACCGCCATTAAGAGCCTGGTGGCCAAGGGGACTCTGGTCCAGACTAAGGGGACCGGCGCCTCTGGATCCTTCAAGATGAGCAAGAAGGTTGAGACCAAGGCCAAGAAGCCCGCAAAGAAAGCTGCTCCTAAAGCGAAGAAGCCCGCCAAGAGCCCCAAGAAACCCGCAGCGGCTAAGAAGCCCAAGACAGCGGCAGCCAAGAAGACAGCAGCCGCAAAGAAATCCCCCAAGAAGGTCAAGAAGCCCGCAGCGGCCAAGAAAGCAGCCAAGAGCCCCAAGAAGGCCGCCAAGAGCCCCAAGAAAGTGGTGAAAAAGGCTCCTGCAGCCAAGAAAGCACCTGCAAAGAAGGTGGCCAAGCCCAAAGCCAAGAAGGCAGCACCCAAGAAGAAGTGA
- the LOC137195958 gene encoding histone H2A-like, which translates to MSGRGKTGGKARAKAKTRSSRAGLQFPVGRVHRLLRKGNYAERVGAGAPVYLAAVLEYLTAEILELAGNAARDNKKTRIIPRHLQLAVRNDEELNKLLGGVTIAQGGVLPNIQAVLLPKKTEKPAKK; encoded by the coding sequence ATGAGTGGTAGAGGAAAAACCGGAGGCAAAGCCCGCGCTAAGGCAAAGACCCGCTCCTCCAGGGCCGGGCTCCAGTTCCCAGTCGGCCGTGTTCACAGGCTGCTGAGGAAGGGTAACTATGCGGAGCGTGTCGGTGCCGGAGCCCCCGTTTACCTGGCGGCTGTGCTGGAGTACCTGACTGCTGAGATCCTGGAGCTGGCTGGAAACGCTGCCCGCGACAACAAGAAGACCAGGATCATCCCCCGTCACCTGCAGCTGGCTGTCCGCAACGACGAGGAGCTCAACAAGCTGCTGGGCGGAGTGACCATCGCTCAGGGCGGCGTGCTGCCCAACATCCAGGCTGTGCTGCTGCCCAAGAAGACCGAGAAGCCCGCCAAGAAGTAA
- the LOC137195954 gene encoding histone H3 yields MARTKQTARKSTGGKAPRKQLATKAARKSAPATGGVKKPHRYRPGTVALREIRRYQKSTELLIRKLPFQRLVREIAQDFKTDLRFQSSAVMALQEASEAYLVGLFEDTNLCAIHAKRVTIMPKDIQLARRIRGERA; encoded by the coding sequence ATGGCAAGAACCAAGCAGACCGCCCGTAAATCCACCGGAGGCAAAGCCCCCAGGAAGCAGCTGGCCACCAAGGCTGCCCGTAAGAGCGCCCCGGCCACCGGTGGCGTCAAGAAGCCTCACCGTTACAGGCCCGGTACCGTGGCTCTGAGAGAGATCCGTCGCTACCAGAAATCCACCGAGCTGCTGATCCGCAAGCTGCCCTTCCAGCGCCTGGTGAGGGAGATCGCTCAGGACTTCAAGACCGACCTGCGCTTCCAGAGCTCCGCTGTCATGGCTCTGCAGGAGGCCAGCGAGGCTTATCTGGTCGGCCTGTTCGAGGACACCAACCTGTGCGCCATCCACGCCAAGAGGGTCACCATCATGCCCAAAGACATCCAGCTGGCCCGCCGCATCCGTGGAGAGAGAGCTTAA
- the LOC137195962 gene encoding histone H2B 3-like — protein sequence MPDPVKAPKKGSKKAVSKATKTGKKKRKTRKESYAIYVYKVLKQVHPDTGISSKAMGIMNSFVGDIFERIAGEASRLAHYNKRSTITSREIQTAVRLLLPGELAKHAVSEGTKAVTKYTSSK from the coding sequence ATGCCTGATCCAGTCAAAGCCCCGAAGAAAGGCTCCAAGAAGGCCGTGTCTAAAGCCACCAAGACCggcaagaagaagagaaagacccGCAAGGAGAGCTATGCCATCTACGTGTACAAAGTGCTGAAGCAGGTCCACCCCGACACCGGCATCTCCTCCAAGGCCATGGGTATCATGAACTCCTTTGTGGGGGACATCTTTGAGCGTATCGCCGGTGAGGCTTCCCGCCTGGCCCACTACAACAAGCGCTCCACCATCACCTCCAGGGAGATCCAGACCGCCGTCCGCCTGCTGCTGCCCGGTGAGCTGGCCAAACACGCCGTGTCTGAGGGCACCAAGGCCGTCACCAAGTACACCAGCTCCAAGTAA
- the LOC137195963 gene encoding histone H4: MSGRGKGGKGLGKGGAKRHRKVLRDNIQGITKPAIRRLARRGGVKRISGLIYEETRGVLKVFLENVIRDAVTYTEHAKRKTVTAMDVVYALKRQGRTLYGFGG; this comes from the coding sequence ATGAGTGGAAGAGGAAAGGGAGGCAAAGGACTCGGTAAAGGAGGCGCCAAGCGTCACCGTAAAGTTCTCCGTGATAACATCCAGGGAATCACCAAACCCGCCATCCGTCGTCTGGCTCGCCGCGGTGGAGTCAAGCGTATCTCCGGTCTGATCTACGAGGAGACCCGCGGTGTGCTGAAGGTGTTCCTGGAGAACGTGATCCGTGATGCCGTCACCTACACCGAGCACGCCAAGAGGAAGACCGTGACCGCCATGGACGTGGTTTACGCACTGAAGAGGCAGGGCCGCACCCTGTACGGCTTCGGAGGTTAA
- the LOC137195955 gene encoding histone H2A-like, with the protein MSGRGKGAGKVRAKAKTRSSRAGLQFPVGRVHRLLRKGNYAERVGAGAPVYLAAVLEYLTAEILELAGNAARDNKKTRIIPRHLQLAVRNDEELNKLLGGVTIAQGGVLPNIQAVLLPKKTEKPAKK; encoded by the coding sequence atgtctggacGTGGTAAGGGTGCCGGTAAGGTCAGAGCAAAGGCAAAGACCCGCTCCTCCAGGGCCGGGCTCCAGTTCCCAGTCGGCCGTGTTCACAGGCTGCTGAGGAAGGGCAACTATGCGGAGCGTGTCGGTGCCGGAGCCCCCGTCTACCTGGCGGCTGTGCTGGAGTACCTGACCGCTGAGATCCTGGAGCTGGCTGGAAACGCTGCCCGCGACAACAAGAAGACCAGGATCATCCCCCGTCACCTGCAGCTGGCTGTCCGCAACGACGAGGAGCTCAACAAGCTGCTGGGCGGAGTGACCATCGCTCAGGGCGGCGTGCTGCCCAACATCCAGGCTGTCCTGCTGCCCAAGAAGACCGAGAAGCCCGCCAAGAAGTAA